A segment of the Prosthecobacter sp. genome:
TCCTCCGCACTGACCCTGCCATCAGATTGAGGTTCTCCCTTCTCGGCGCTTCCAGCTCCTTTGACAGCGTCGTAACCATCGCCCCGGAGCGCTTGATAAAGGCATTTGGCTGCGCCAATACGATACACTTTGCCCGGCATGATCTCGGCGGTCTCATCAGGATTCACTGGTTCCGGATACTCACCATATTCCTCGCGATAGCGCTCCAAGGCGGACTCGATGCTCTGCTTGGTGCCTTGAGTCACGTGACGTTTGGAAGATCCTGGACTCCCACTGCTGACAACAAGCGCCGCGAGAAGAACGATGATGCCAATGACAACGAGCAGTTCCATCAGCGTAAAGCCGCTGGCACCACGAGCACGTTCTATGTCGGGATTCATGCAGCACAGTAACTCTTTTCAAAACCCTGCCAAGCCTGCATCATGACGATGCATCGCGCGTGGAACTGCGGCATCTCTGTCTTAGCCAACCCCTGTTCCACCAATGCCTATTCGTTACTGCTCCGCCACGGTTCGCACGGCGCGCTCGATCCAGTTTTCGAGGCCTTTGCCTTGCTCCGGATGCGGGCTGCAGGCACAAATTGCTGAGGAGGACGTATTTCGCACAGACTTTGTCGTGGTGAAAAACCGGCAGGCCTCGTTATGCTCGGATCATGCGCCTCGAAAACAAAGTCATCATCGTCACAGGAAGCTGCACCGGCATTGGCAAAGCCATCGCGAAGCGTTGCGTCGCGGAAGGAGCCAAAGTCGTGATTCATGGATTGGAACAAGACCTCGGCGATCAAACCCTGGCCGAACTCGGTGCAGAGAACGCCACGCTTGTCATCAAAGACCTCGCCGACGAGGACGCGCCTCAGTTGCTCGTCGAAAAGGCCGTGGCGGCCTTCGGCAAACTCGACGCCGTCGTTAACAACGCCGCGCAAGTCGGTCTCGGCAACATTCACGACACCGATGGCAAGTGGTTCCGCCGCATGCTCGAAATCAACTGCGTGGTGCCTTATCTCCTCATCCGAGCCGCCTTGCCGCATCTCCGCGAGTCGCACGGCAGCGTCATCAACATCGGCAGCGTCAACGCCTGGAGCGGCGAGCCGAATCTGATGCCCTACAGCGTCTCCAAAGGGGCGCTCATGACCCTGACGCGCAATCTGGGTGACACGCTCATGCGTGAGGACAGCGTGCGCGTGAATCAAATCAACCCCGGCTGGGTGCTCACCGAGAATGAGGCCAAGCGCAAACGCGAGCATGGCCTCAAGGACGACTGGTATGCCGATCTGCCCAAGGTCTATGCCCCCGCCGGCCGCATCCTCTGGCCGGAGGAGATCGCCGCCTGCGCCGCGTGGCTCCTCGCCGACGAATGCGGTCCCATCAGCGGCCAGGTCTTTGATCTGGAGCAGCATCCCTTCATCGGCCGCAATCCGCCGAAGGATGCGACGACGATTCCGGCGAAGCCTTGAGATTGCCCCGTGAATTGACAGGCGGTTGTGACACGGCCACCCTGTTTGCGTGGACGAGACTCTCCCGCCTGCCAAAGCCGATGCCGGCTCCTCGGAACTGCTGCCGCAGGTCTATGATGATCTGCGCAAGCTGGCCCGCGGGATGGTGGCGGCCAATGCCCAGCAGACGCTGACGGCGACGGCGCTGGTGCATGAGGCGTGGATGCGCGTGTCCAAAGACGCCGCACCGCGCTGGGAAAACCGCCGTCACTTCTTCGGCGCGGCGGCGCAGGCCATGCGGCGCATCCTGATCAATCGCGCGCGTGACAAACACCGCCTCAAGCGCGGCGGGAATCATGAGCATGTGGTCCTGGAGGATGTGGAGATCGCCGCGCCTGCGCCCGAGGAGGAGCTGCTGGCGCTGGATGAGGCGCTGGAGCGGCTGGCGAAAGAGGACCCGTTCCTCGCCGAGGTCGTGGGGTTGCGCCATTTCGTGGGGCTGAAGTGGCATGAGATCGCGGAGATGACCGGAGTCGAAGAGCGGGAGCTGCACCGGCAGTGGACCTTCGTGCGCGCCTGGCTACGAACCGAGCTGACCTGAATTTTTTGCCGTTTTGGACCCGTGACGGGGCATGTCTTGCTGACGATGCCATTTTTTCGACTTTCGACCTGCCAGCCATGTCCTCTCCCTCTTCCCCCATTTCACGACAGAAGGACATCTTCCTCGCGGCACGCGAGATCGCGGACTCCGGGGAGCGTTCCCGCTTCATCAAGGAGGCATGCGGTGACGACGCGGAGCTACTGCGGCGCATTGAGGCGATGCTGGAGACGGAGGCTGCGCCGGACGATTTTCTGGAGCCGGACCCGACTCTGGCAGAATCCGTCGCGATACCCGGCACGGGGGACAAGGTCGGTTACTTCGGCGACTATGTGCTGCTGGACGAGATCGCCCACGGTTCTTCCGGCGTGGTGTTTCGGGCCCGGCAGGTGTCTCTGGACCGTGTGGTGGCGCTGAAGATGCTGCGGGACCGCCCGCTGCTGACCACGGAGGCGGACACCCGGCGGCTGCGTGCGGAGGCCACGGCCGCCGCCTCGTTGGATCACCCGAACATCGTGCCCATCTATGAGGTCGGTGAGCATGAGGGGCAGCCGTATTTCAGCATGAAGCTCGTCGAGGGTGGCACGCTGCAGTTTCGCGCGGCAGAGTACCAGACAGATCCCCTCAAAGCCGTGGCACTCATGGTCAAAGTTGCGCGCGCGGTGCATCACGCGCACGCCAAGGGCATCCTGCATCGCGATTTGAAGCCGGGGAACATCCTGCTCGATGCCGCCGGTGAGCCGCACATCACCGACTTCGGCCTGGCGCGAAAAATCGGCCTGGAGTCGGGTTTGACGATGACCGGGATGGCGATGGGCACGCCGCACTACATGAGCCCGGAGCAGGCGCGCGGTGGCGGCCGCGAACTCACACCCGCCACGGACATCTACAGTCTCGGCGCGATCCTTTATGAGCTGGTGGAAGGCCGGCACATGTTTCAGTCGGAAGACTTGATCGAGCTGCTAAAGCAGGTGGCTGAGAAATCGCCGCCCGCGCCGCGCACGCCGCACCATGATCTCGCGGCGATCATGATGAAGTGCCTGGAGAAGTCTCCGTCCGCCCGCTACGCCACCGCGGAGGAGCTGGCCGCTGCCCTGGAGCGCTGGTTGCAAACACGGCCCGCCTCCTCACAGCCTGAGGCCGTGGCGAAACGAACGCGCCTCCGCCGGGCGGCGTGGATCACGGCGGCGGTCGCCGCCTGCGTGGCGCTCGTGGCCGGCCTCACGCTCTGGATGTCGGGGCGTGTCGTGGTGACCACACTGGAGGATGAACTGGATCCCCCTGGCATCACGGGCACGGGCCTGTCCTTGCGCGAAGCCGTGCGTGATGCGCCGGAAGGCGGGCGCATCGTCTTTTCCCGCGCAGGCAAAATCACGCTGTCCAGCGCGCTCGGCGGCATCCACCTCTCCCGGCGCATTGAGATCAGCGGTCCTGATGTGGAGATTCACAACGGTCCTGACATCAATCGCGCGATGTTCATCGACTCAGGCGCGAAAGTCAGCTTGCGCGGTCTCACGCTCAGCGGCGAGGCAGAATCCGCCCATCTGCACGGCAGCGTGGGTGCGATCGAGAACAACGGCGAACTGACGGCCACGGACTGCCGCTTCTTGAAGCATGGCGGCGGCGGTCTTGGAGGGGCCATCCTCAGCGAAGGCGGGCTCACGCTGCGGCGCTGCGTGTTTCAGGGCAACTTCAGCAACATGATGGGCGGCGCGCTCAACATCAAATGCACCGGTGCGCAGCAGGTGGACATCGAGGACTGCCTCTTCACCGGCAATGTCTGTCACGGCAACGGTGGCAGTGCCATCAACATCGCCTTGCAATCATCGCAGGCTCAGGCGCGTCTGACGCGTTGCACCGTGACCGGCAACATCTGGGATCCCGCCTCCAAGCGCGATCCCGCCACCGCACAGGAACGTTTGGCCACACCTTCCGTGCTTGTGGGCGGAGCGCTCCGCTGCCGGGGCAACCCGGTCACCCTGGACCACTGCATCGTGGCTGGCAATGAGGCGCGAAGCGCTGGCGAGAGGGACATTTACGGCGAATTCACCCAGGCCGGTCCCAACTTCATCGGCGGCGACCCGAAGGACGCGCCTGCCGGTCTTGGTGTCAGCGTGAAGTGAGGCGTTGAGATTATTTTCAGCTTTTTTGCCGGAATCATCCCTGGGCGGGGCATGAGCAGGTGAACGGAGCTTTGCGCTCCGTCCGTCACCATCCGCCGCCATGAAACACACCTTCCGCTTCCTCGTCCGCGTCGCCTGCGCGATTCTCCTCCTCAGCACCGCCACCATGGCCCTCGCTGATCTACCTCAACAACGCAAAGCTCTCGACGAACTCCAGGCCGCGAAGAAAGCCGACGATCCGATGCCCTTGCTGGAGTCCGCCAAGAACCGCATCACCAAAGCCAACAAGGGCAACAAGGGCGGGGACAAGGAGGACGTGATCGACAAGATCGACGAGGCCATCAAGGAGTTGCAAGCCGGCAACAAGAGCAAAATGGAGCAGAAAATCAACGCGGCCATCGCCAACCTCCATCAGGGCAAAGACAAGTCGAAACGTCCGAAATGAGGCGTGGTGGCGGCACGGCCGCATGTTGAACCGCGCTTTTGGGAGCACCTGCACGGCAGGTGCTCTTTTGTTTTCAGCGTGAGGTGCGCGTTCTGGTGAACGTGCCATGGCGACCCCGCCTCCAGGCCCCTCACGCGGCACTCTTTGAAAATAACCTGGCTTTTTTGCCGGAACGAAACTCGGACGGGGCATGTGGTGAGTGAACCCTGGGAACTCACTCCCAGACCACCCAAACGACACCCACCCAAACACATCCAAGAATATGAACCACTACCTCACCCGCATCCTCGCCGTCGTCTGCATCACGCTCGGACTATGCAGCACGCTGAATGCCGTCGAACCCCGCATGGAGAAGGCCATCCAGCTTCTTCAGCAGGCGCAAGCCTCCCCGAACCCCGTGCCGCTGCTCGAAAAAGCCCAGGAGCACCTCCAGAACGCCACGGGCAACAAGGCCGGCTTCAAAGTTGATGCCGTCAAGACCATCAAGCAGGCCATCAAAGCTGCCCAGCGCGGCGGCAACGTCCAGGCGCAGATCGGCCAGGCCATCGCGCAGGTCCAGGCCGGCATCAGCGCCCGCTGACATCCCGGCCGCCTGCTGCCGGTCAAACCACGCTGGCAGTGTCTCTGCCCGCCATCCCCGGCAAACGGAGGCTTCTCCGATGGCCAGGGGTGGCGATTTCGTCGGATCGTGAGGAGCTCGTGGTTGCTACGGCAAGACCGTGCGCACGGGAACTGGGATAGTTTGGCTGGCAATCGGAGCCGCGAGTCGCAAATCACACACACTTTGTCGTGGCGGTGGTGATAGCCGCTGGCTCATTGGTTCGTCATCTGACGTTCTTCACTCCCACCACCATGCCCAAACTCGCCGCCTTCCCCAAAGCCTTCATGCAGGCCCTCTGCAAAGAAGGGACGATGACCGTCTCCGAATGGATCACGCTCGCCTCCAAACTCGATGTGCAGGGCCTCGAATGGTATGCGGGCTTCCTGGAGATGGCGGATGAGAAGAACTGGCCACGCTTCCGCCAGGAGGTCGAAGACACTGGCAAGGTGATCCCCATGATGTGCTGCTCGCCGGATTTCACGCATCCCAACGCCTCCTTCCGCGAAAAGGAGATCGCGAAGCAGAAACGCTGGATCGACATGACGCACACGCTCGGTGGATCGTATTGCCGTGTGCTCAGCGGTCAGCGTCGGCCGGAGCTGACGCTGGATGAAGGTGTGAAACTGGCTGCTGAGTCGATCTACGCCTGCCTGCCGTATGCGCAGGAGCGCGACATCACGCTGATCATCGAGAACCACTACAAAGACGACTTCTGGGAGTATCCCGAGTTCGCGCAGAAGATGGATGTCTTCTGCAAGCTCGTCGATGCCGTGAATCACCCGAACTTCGGCGTGAACTACGACCCCTCGAACACCTACCTCGCGGGTGAGGACCCCATCGAGTTACTGAAACGTGTTTCACATCGCGTCGTCACCATGCACGCCAGCGACCGCTACCTCGCCGAGGGCACCATCGAAGACCTTCGCAAAGAAGAAGACGGTGCCCAAGGCTACGCCAAACGCCTCCGCCACGGCGAGATCGGCAAAGGCCTCAACGACTACGACGCCATCTTCAGCGAACTTAAAAGCAAGGGCTTCAACGGCTGGATCAGCATCGAAGACGGTGTCGATGGTATGGAGCAGCTCGCGAGAAGCGTCGAGTTCTTGAAGAAGAAGATCGCGCAGCACTGGCAACCGTAGATCTCGCCTCTGCGAGATGAGCCGAGGATGCCGTTCAGCATCTCGTGATGGCAAACTGTTGGGCAGCGCTTGGCGTCCGCGAAAACCCTTTTTGGTCGTCGCGAAGTCAATCACCCCGGCTGCTTTTTCCAAAATCGCGTTTGCAGGACACTGGTGCGTTTAAAAGCCATGCAAGCGCAAGCCCGGAGGAATTGGCCGCAACCGAGACGCCCTCATAATGGATTCCACTATGCCAAAATTGCGGTGGTTCATGACGCAACGAACCGTAGCGGGCCACAATATCGGAACAACCAGCAGCGGGCATGATGGCGGCGTCAATCAAACCAAACAACGCGCCATGAACACCACCACATCCTCCATCACCGCCCGTCAGCGTTTTATTCTGAATCTTGCCGAAAGCGAACTCTTTCAGCATTACCAGAAGGCGTTTCACACCCTCACCAGCCTGCCGCTGAACCTGGAGTCTGTGGGCGAAGACGTTCACATCGACAGCATCGCCACCCGCACGGGCATCGCGGGTGTCGTCGAAACCCAGGTTCCCGTTCGTGTGGGTAAAAACACCATCGCGGTCATGCTTACCGGCGGTGTCCGCCTCCAGCCCGCAAACGCTGACACCTTCGCTCCTGTGGCCAAGGCCCTGCTGGATGACAACCGCTCCGCCGCTGAAATTCGCAGCGCCAAGGTACAGTTCGAACATGTCCCGGTGATGCAGCCGGAGCGTTACGATGCAGCCATCGCCATTCTGCAATCCTTCGCCCTTCAGCTCGGCGACAGCGCCCACCGCCTCCTGTTTGCCAATGCCACGCACGAACCCGAGGCCGTGCGCAATGCAAAGGTGTTCATCCATCAGCACCTTGCCGAGCCCATGTCCCTCGAAGCTGTCGCCCGTGCGGTGAACGTCAGCCCCTTCCACTTCTGCAAGCTGTTCAAGCGCGCCACCGGCCTCACCTTCACGGATTTCGTGAACCGCGCCCGCGTGGAAAAAGCCAAGCGCATGCTGATGAAGCCTGCCGCCCGTATCACCGAAGTGGCCTACGATGTCGGCTTCCAGAGCCTGTCCCATTTCAACCGCAGCTTCCGCCGCATCGCCGATGAATCCCCCACGGAATTTCGCGGCCGCATGAAGAACGGCTCGCCCCTGCATCTCGCAGCCGCTGCATAAGCCGCCACACACAAGCTTGTCGCCATGCGCATCGCTTTGCGATGTTTCGACGACACGGCCCCGGAGAGGAAGCCCGAGCGCGTTGGGTGCCCCTCTCCGGGGTTTTTTGTGCCCGGATGGGACGTGGATGCGGACTTGACCCGCCTGCGCTCACTGCCCAAACTCGCGCTCCTCACCCAACCAAGAACCAGGAACCCAGAACATTTTGATTATGAGCCGGAAAATTCGTTATGGCATGATCGGCGGCGGACGTGGCGCCTTCATCGGCGGCGTTCATCGCATCGCAGCGGCAATCGACCAGCAGATTGAACTCGTCTGCGGCGCATTCTCCTCCAATCCGGAAAAATCAAAGGCCAGCGGCGCTGATTTCTACCTGCCCGCCGAGCGCTGCTACGGCACCTTTGAGGAAATGCTCCGCACCGAAGCCGCGCTGCCTGCGGACAAACGCATGGACTTCGTCTCCATCGTCACGCCGAACCACATGCACTTTCCAGCGGCGAAGCTCGCGCTGGAGAGCGGCTTCCACGTGCTCTCCGACAAACCGGCGACCTTCAATCTCGCGCAGGCGAAGGAACTAGCGGGCATCGTGAAGAGGTCCGGCAAGCTCTACGGTGTCACTTACAATTACACCGGCTATCCGATGATGCGTCAGGCGCGCCAGATGATCGAGCAGGGCAAACTGGGCAACATCCGCAAGGTCGTCGTCGAATACCCGCAGGGCTGGCTCGCCACGATGTTGGAAAACACCGGACAAAAACAAGCATCCTGGCGCGTCGATCCGGCGATCTGCGGAGCCGCCGGTTGCATGGGCGACATCGGCACGCACGCGATCAACCTCACCGAATACGTCACCGGTTTGCACATCAAGGAACTCGCTGCCGACCTCACCATCTTCCTCGGCAAAGAAGGTCGTCGTCTCGAAGATGATGGCAACGTGCTGCTGCGCTTCACCAACGGTGCCAAGGGCGTGCTGCACTCCAGCCAGATCAGCGTCGGCTGCGAAAACAACCTCAGCCTCCGCGTCTATGGCGAACTGGGCGGCATCGAATGGAATCAGCTCGATCCCAACACGATGATTGTCACCTCGCTCGACCAGCCGAAGCAGATCTATCGCACCAGCATGGGTTACCTCGGCAGCGCCGCCGCCGCCGCCACGCGCACGCCTGCGGGTCATCCCGAGGGCTACCTGGAAGGCTTCGCGAACATCTACAAAAACTTCACCAACCACATCCGCGCCGTCGAGGCCGGCACCACGCCGAACCCGCTCGACATGGATTACCCGACAATCGAGGAAGGCGTCGCCGGTATGGCCTTCATCGAAGCTGTCGTGGCATCCTCCGCCAACAACGCCGCCTGGACGCCGCTCGACTTCACGCCTTCAGCTCGCGCGAAGTATGGCGATGCGTCGCTGAACTCGGATCGCGGTGGCCTCAGCTAGCAGCGAATCGGCGTGCGTCGCAGAGAACACGAGAGGAGCATCGAAGTGCGCCTCTTCGTGCTAGAGAATCTGATCGGGTGCTGGTGGCGGGGCGGAAAGTCATCGCTCGCGAGGCTGGTTGGTGAGTTGGTAGGCGACGAAGTAAAACGATTTGCCAGTATTGAGATCATGACGCTCGTCTTCAAGCCGTGAAAAGCCCTGTGCAGAGAGCAAATCGTCCAGATGTGTCGGGCTGACGAATGCGAATGCCGGTTGAAGCTGCGTGAGGCTGGGAAAGGGTGAGACACTGACTTCTGGCAGGCCATCGGCCGGCAGTTGGAGGACTGTGGCGAAGATGCCGGCGGCGGTCAGAAGCGACGGCAGGTAGGAGCAAAAAACATCCAGGCGAAGATACTCCAACACGAGGCCAGCAAAGATGCACTCGACCGGTTCGATGGCTGGCGCCCCCTGCGATAAGTCATGGAGGACCGGCTGAAACTCGGCAAAGGACGCACCGTGCCGACTGGCGCAGACCCGCAGATAGTCGGGGTTAAAGTCCAGAGCGACC
Coding sequences within it:
- a CDS encoding prepilin-type N-terminal cleavage/methylation domain-containing protein, which produces MNPDIERARGASGFTLMELLVVIGIIVLLAALVVSSGSPGSSKRHVTQGTKQSIESALERYREEYGEYPEPVNPDETAEIMPGKVYRIGAAKCLYQALRGDGYDAVKGAGSAEKGEPQSDGRVSAEEIKNAILRDMPEGMWRKVGNNYFLVDAFGRPFQYVKADAEKKTNINATYDVWSFAEDDKNIMSTSKDTENDAKLGAKWIKNW
- a CDS encoding SDR family oxidoreductase → MRLENKVIIVTGSCTGIGKAIAKRCVAEGAKVVIHGLEQDLGDQTLAELGAENATLVIKDLADEDAPQLLVEKAVAAFGKLDAVVNNAAQVGLGNIHDTDGKWFRRMLEINCVVPYLLIRAALPHLRESHGSVINIGSVNAWSGEPNLMPYSVSKGALMTLTRNLGDTLMREDSVRVNQINPGWVLTENEAKRKREHGLKDDWYADLPKVYAPAGRILWPEEIAACAAWLLADECGPISGQVFDLEQHPFIGRNPPKDATTIPAKP
- a CDS encoding ECF-type sigma factor; the protein is MDETLPPAKADAGSSELLPQVYDDLRKLARGMVAANAQQTLTATALVHEAWMRVSKDAAPRWENRRHFFGAAAQAMRRILINRARDKHRLKRGGNHEHVVLEDVEIAAPAPEEELLALDEALERLAKEDPFLAEVVGLRHFVGLKWHEIAEMTGVEERELHRQWTFVRAWLRTELT
- a CDS encoding protein kinase yields the protein MSSPSSPISRQKDIFLAAREIADSGERSRFIKEACGDDAELLRRIEAMLETEAAPDDFLEPDPTLAESVAIPGTGDKVGYFGDYVLLDEIAHGSSGVVFRARQVSLDRVVALKMLRDRPLLTTEADTRRLRAEATAAASLDHPNIVPIYEVGEHEGQPYFSMKLVEGGTLQFRAAEYQTDPLKAVALMVKVARAVHHAHAKGILHRDLKPGNILLDAAGEPHITDFGLARKIGLESGLTMTGMAMGTPHYMSPEQARGGGRELTPATDIYSLGAILYELVEGRHMFQSEDLIELLKQVAEKSPPAPRTPHHDLAAIMMKCLEKSPSARYATAEELAAALERWLQTRPASSQPEAVAKRTRLRRAAWITAAVAACVALVAGLTLWMSGRVVVTTLEDELDPPGITGTGLSLREAVRDAPEGGRIVFSRAGKITLSSALGGIHLSRRIEISGPDVEIHNGPDINRAMFIDSGAKVSLRGLTLSGEAESAHLHGSVGAIENNGELTATDCRFLKHGGGGLGGAILSEGGLTLRRCVFQGNFSNMMGGALNIKCTGAQQVDIEDCLFTGNVCHGNGGSAINIALQSSQAQARLTRCTVTGNIWDPASKRDPATAQERLATPSVLVGGALRCRGNPVTLDHCIVAGNEARSAGERDIYGEFTQAGPNFIGGDPKDAPAGLGVSVK
- a CDS encoding sugar phosphate isomerase/epimerase family protein, which codes for MPKLAAFPKAFMQALCKEGTMTVSEWITLASKLDVQGLEWYAGFLEMADEKNWPRFRQEVEDTGKVIPMMCCSPDFTHPNASFREKEIAKQKRWIDMTHTLGGSYCRVLSGQRRPELTLDEGVKLAAESIYACLPYAQERDITLIIENHYKDDFWEYPEFAQKMDVFCKLVDAVNHPNFGVNYDPSNTYLAGEDPIELLKRVSHRVVTMHASDRYLAEGTIEDLRKEEDGAQGYAKRLRHGEIGKGLNDYDAIFSELKSKGFNGWISIEDGVDGMEQLARSVEFLKKKIAQHWQP
- a CDS encoding AraC family transcriptional regulator — translated: MNTTTSSITARQRFILNLAESELFQHYQKAFHTLTSLPLNLESVGEDVHIDSIATRTGIAGVVETQVPVRVGKNTIAVMLTGGVRLQPANADTFAPVAKALLDDNRSAAEIRSAKVQFEHVPVMQPERYDAAIAILQSFALQLGDSAHRLLFANATHEPEAVRNAKVFIHQHLAEPMSLEAVARAVNVSPFHFCKLFKRATGLTFTDFVNRARVEKAKRMLMKPAARITEVAYDVGFQSLSHFNRSFRRIADESPTEFRGRMKNGSPLHLAAAA
- a CDS encoding Gfo/Idh/MocA family oxidoreductase, whose product is MSRKIRYGMIGGGRGAFIGGVHRIAAAIDQQIELVCGAFSSNPEKSKASGADFYLPAERCYGTFEEMLRTEAALPADKRMDFVSIVTPNHMHFPAAKLALESGFHVLSDKPATFNLAQAKELAGIVKRSGKLYGVTYNYTGYPMMRQARQMIEQGKLGNIRKVVVEYPQGWLATMLENTGQKQASWRVDPAICGAAGCMGDIGTHAINLTEYVTGLHIKELAADLTIFLGKEGRRLEDDGNVLLRFTNGAKGVLHSSQISVGCENNLSLRVYGELGGIEWNQLDPNTMIVTSLDQPKQIYRTSMGYLGSAAAAATRTPAGHPEGYLEGFANIYKNFTNHIRAVEAGTTPNPLDMDYPTIEEGVAGMAFIEAVVASSANNAAWTPLDFTPSARAKYGDASLNSDRGGLS